The following proteins are co-located in the Nitrospirota bacterium genome:
- a CDS encoding DsrE family protein, whose translation MGDVKLAFVVQKPHYKGETSRLAITHAISYQTVEILLEDGDIVTPTLCFVGEGVLGLQKGQKAMDMYGVTSTETHLKNCLLVDLDVLVCKEDLAKYGIPEDMMPDAEEMGADKKIKVAPFSEIQKAMEDAKHVLFF comes from the coding sequence ATGGGTGATGTAAAACTTGCCTTTGTGGTTCAAAAACCTCATTATAAAGGTGAAACATCAAGGCTTGCGATAACACATGCAATATCTTATCAGACTGTTGAAATACTGCTTGAGGATGGCGATATAGTAACGCCGACGTTATGTTTTGTGGGTGAAGGCGTGCTTGGGCTTCAAAAGGGGCAGAAGGCAATGGACATGTACGGAGTAACGAGCACGGAGACCCATCTTAAAAATTGTCTCCTTGTTGACCTTGATGTGCTTGTCTGCAAGGAAGACCTTGCTAAGTATGGCATTCCCGAGGATATGATGCCTGATGCTGAAGAGATGGGCGCTGACAAGAAGATAAAGGTTGCTCCGTTTTCTGAGATACAGAAAGCGATGGAAGACGCAAAACACGTATTGTTCTTTTAA